Proteins from a genomic interval of Sugiyamaella lignohabitans strain CBS 10342 chromosome C, complete sequence:
- the PLB2 gene encoding Plb2p (Phospholipase B (lysophospholipase) involved in lipid metabolism; displays transacylase activity in vitro; overproduction confers resistance to lysophosphatidylcholine; GO_component: GO:0031225 - anchored component of membrane [Evidence IEA]; GO_component: GO:0005618 - cell wall [Evidence IEA,IEA]; GO_component: GO:0005576 - extracellular region [Evidence IEA]; GO_component: GO:0005576 - extracellular region [Evidence IDA] [PMID 10497163]; GO_component: GO:0009277 - fungal-type cell wall [Evidence IDA] [PMID 10383953]; GO_component: GO:0009277 - fungal-type cell wall [Evidence IDA] [PMID 15781460]; GO_component: GO:0016020 - membrane [Evidence IEA,IEA]; GO_function: GO:0016787 - hydrolase activity [Evidence IEA]; GO_function: GO:0004622 - lysophospholipase activity [Evidence IEA]; GO_function: GO:0004622 - lysophospholipase activity [Evidence IDA,IMP,ISS] [PMID 10497163]; GO_function: GO:0004620 - phospholipase activity [Evidence IEA]; GO_process: GO:0006650 - glycerophospholipid metabolic process [Evidence IDA,IGI,IMP] [PMID 10497163]; GO_process: GO:0016042 - lipid catabolic process [Evidence IEA]; GO_process: GO:0006629 - lipid metabolic process [Evidence IEA]; GO_process: GO:0008152 - metabolic process [Evidence IEA]; GO_process: GO:0009395 - phospholipid catabolic process [Evidence IEA]) — MDYTRLTKDGSIPVIGIAFSGGGYRSLLTGAGALAAIDGRQHDTSCLQGLLSTNLDLDREDDEDDEGEDISMAYVPNNDKEPHKAAQDEIAPTKARGLEGILQAVSYVSGLSGGSWLIGSFLLNNMVSVFHLAACSSLWDFQMNLAIGDHLDMRQLILSDFNFSSVDDLYPSRKRPQGMAYHYKTETVRRTAEAQQFVEYHERIMEEVSKKRQAGFAISLTDYWARALSRKLLDIRGDPGITWSDITTTGTFIKHEAPFPIAIALVHDPRLAIHSSHSTIIEFTPYEFGSWDRKVGAFSDIQYLGTDMIDWEPVNDKCVRGYDNASFIMATSSSLFNDLLLLAIRHTNGLSQKVLSKFRKLLDGIPGPLYNREYALYKNPFYSPPKPLSHLTHTSANVNINGEMKDQKNQQIELTEKSSDRAAFNRETLNKYSESFNNPFKNSKLLLLGDGGQDGQNLPLDPLLRPERKLDIIFAIDASSDVHNYPNGTALRRPVGRYHSQDDYMRVPYPEIPPEEVLVELNPNNEPKFFGCSLDSYPTWDPQSETLPPLIVYVPNRQYTFNSNTSTTKLTYSRQESFAMVENGYYLMSNPFAKNWPKCVGCAIVSRGMYRNGIEPPSYCEKCFRKYCIN; from the coding sequence ATGGACTATACCAGATTAACAAAAGATGGCAGCATTCCGGTTATAGGCATCGCTTTCTCTGGAGGAGGCTATCGCTCACTTTtaactggtgctggtgctctAGCAGCTATTGACGGCCGCCAGCACGATACCAGTTGCTTACAGGGATTGCTCTCCACTAATCTTGACCTAGACagagaagacgatgaagacgacgaaggTGAAGACATAAGCATGGCATATGTTCCGAACAATGACAAGGAACCTCATAAAGCAGCACAGGATGAGATCGCTCCAACGAAAGCAAGAGGGCTGGAAGGAATACTCCAGGCTGTTTCATATGTGTCAGGCCTTTCCGGAGGTAGCTGGCTTATCGGATCGTTTCTACTGAATAACATGGTCTCTGTCTTCCACCTCGCAGCATGTTCATCTCTTTGGGATTTTCAAATGAACCTTGCCATTGGTGATCACCTAGATATGAGACAACTGATCCTGTCTGACTTCAATTTCTCCTCAGTGGATGACCTTTATCCAAGCAGGAAACGGCCTCAAGGAATGGCATATCATTACAAAACTGAAACAGTCAGAAGAACAGCTGAGGCCCAGCAATTCGTTGAGTATCATGAGCGCATTATGGAGGAGGTATCAAAAAAGCGACAAGCAGGATTTGCTATTTCTCTCACTGATTACTGGGCCAGAGCGCTATCTAGAAAACTGTTGGACATAAGAGGCGATCCTGGTATTACTTGGAGCGATATTACGACAACCGGTACATTTATCAAGCATGAAGCGCCGTTtccaattgcaattgcaCTTGTGCATGATCCCCGATTAGCTATTCATAGTAGTCATTCCACTATCATTGAGTTTACTCCATATGAATTTGGAAGTTGGGATCGTAAAGTCGGCGCCTTTTCAGACATTCAATATTTGGGTACTGATATGATAGACTGGGAACCTGTCAACGATAAATGCGTTCGTGGATATGATAACGCCAGTTTTATAATGGCGACTTCTTCATCGCTCTTCAATGACCTATTATTACTCGCTATTCGACATACAAATGGATTGTCTCAAAAGGTCTTGAGCAAGTTCAGAAAATTACTTGATGGCATTCCTGGGCCATTGTATAACAGAGAATACGCTTTGTATAAGAATCCCTTTTATAGCCCTCCAAAGCCATTGTCCCATCTAACTCACACATCTGCAAATGTAAATATCAACGGTGAAATGAAAGACcagaaaaatcaacaaataGAATTGACAGAAAAGTCTAGCGACCGTGCTGCATTTAATAGGGAGACTCTTAACAAATACAGCGAGAGTTTCAATAACCCGTTCAAAAATTCAAAGCTGCTCCTTCTGGGAGACGGGGGTCAGGATGGCCAGAACTTGCCATTGGACCCGTTGTTAAGGCCAGAAAGAAAGCTCGATATCATTTTCGCGATTGATGCCAGTTCGGACGTTCATAACTATCCAAATGGAACAGCACTTCGCCGTCCTGTTGGTAGGTATCACTCTCAAGATGATTATATGAGAGTTCCATATCCTGAAATCCCGCCAGAAGAGGTACTGGTGGAGCTTAATCCCAATAATGAACCCAAGTTTTTTGGCTGTAGTTTGGATAGCTATCCCACTTGGGATCCTCAGTCTGAGACTCTACCACCATTGATTGTGTATGTCCCTAATCGGCAGTATACATTTAATTCCAATACTTCGACAACTAAATTGACTTATTCTCGCCAGGAGTCATTTGCAATGGTTGAAAATGGATATTACCTCATGAGCAATCCCTTTGCAAAGAATTGGCCAAAGTGTGTCGGATGTGCCATAGTCTCCAGAGGGATGTATAGGAACGGTATTGAGCCTCCTTCATATTGTGAAAAATGCTTCCGAAAATATTGCATAAATTAA
- the MIM1 gene encoding Mim1p (Mitochondrial protein required for outer membrane protein import; cooperates with Tom70p to import the subset of proteins with multiple alpha-helical transmembrane segments, including Ugo1p, Tom20p, and others; present in a complex with Mim2p in the outer membrane that may create a local environment to facilitate membrane insertion of substrate proteins; also has a role in assembly of Tom20p into the TOM complex; GO_component: GO:0016021 - integral component of membrane [Evidence IEA]; GO_component: GO:0031307 - integral component of mitochondrial outer membrane [Evidence IDA] [PMID 15608614]; GO_component: GO:0016020 - membrane [Evidence IEA]; GO_component: GO:0005741 - mitochondrial outer membrane [Evidence IEA,IEA,IEA]; GO_component: GO:0005741 - mitochondrial outer membrane [Evidence IDA] [PMID 15326197]; GO_component: GO:0005739 - mitochondrion [Evidence IEA]; GO_function: GO:0003674 - molecular_function [Evidence ND]; GO_process: GO:0070096 - mitochondrial outer membrane translocase complex assembly [Evidence IMP] [PMID 15608614]; GO_process: GO:0070096 - mitochondrial outer membrane translocase complex assembly [Evidence IMP] [PMID 17974559]; GO_process: GO:0045040 - protein import into mitochondrial outer membrane [Evidence IMP] [PMID 21825073]; GO_process: GO:0045040 - protein import into mitochondrial outer membrane [Evidence IMP] [PMID 21825074]; GO_process: GO:0015031 - protein transport [Evidence IEA]; GO_process: GO:0006810 - transport [Evidence IEA]), producing the protein MEDLGEAVNQPQDVKLEIVSEEVITRERIIVGDDNTTATTESESDTETGSTPDLSTTVVLRNKANSIWSILETSAINLFLPFINGLMLGFGEIFAHELGFRWGWSGARVSSTL; encoded by the coding sequence ATGGAAGACTTGGGTGAAGCAGTAAATCAGCCCCAAGACGTAAAACTAGAAATCGTTTCCGAGGAAGTGATTACTAGAGAGCGGATAATTGTGGGAGATGATAATACCACAGCTACTACAGAAAGTGAATCAGACACCGAGACTGGCTCAACACCAGATCTTTCAACAACGGTAGTTTTAAGAAACAAAGCAAACTCCATCTGGTCTATATTAGAAACTTCTGCAATTAATCTGTTTTTACCATTCATCAATGGCTTGATGCTAGGATTTGGAGAGATCTTTGCCCATGAGCTAGGATTCAGATGGGGTTGGTCTGGAGCTAGGGTAAGTTCTACCCTATAG